The following are encoded together in the Salvia hispanica cultivar TCC Black 2014 chromosome 6, UniMelb_Shisp_WGS_1.0, whole genome shotgun sequence genome:
- the LOC125195832 gene encoding carbonyl reductase [NADPH] 1-like has protein sequence MGNKDKARERREKRRQEISLVRTIPYSDHQRWWTSNTIAVVTGANRGIGYEISHQLAGHGLTVIFTSRDTSVGEEAAKVLQERGLNVVYRQLDIVDPSSIEAFSTWIEEVYGGIDILVNNAGVNFNFGSDNSVEHAEKVIATNYYGTKNMIKAMVPLMRHSTSGARILNVSSRLGRLNGRRNRIGNVELRRKLEDDESLSEELIDQTMDMFLEQVKDGSWKEGGWPQVYTDYSLSKLAVNTYTRLMARIYSERVEGEKVYMNCCCPGWVKTRMTDWAGHTSPEEGADTAVWLALLQDQTVSGRFFAERREINF, from the exons ATGGGCAACAAAGACAAGGctagagagaggagagagaaaaggcgCCAAGAAATCTCTCTCGTCCGAACTATTCCCTATTCCGATCACCAAAG ATGGTGGACCTCCAACACCATTGCAGTGGTGACTGGTGCAAATAGGGGAATTGGATATGAGATATCACACCAACTTGCCGGCCACGGATTGACAGTTATTTTCACCTCGAGAGACACTAGCGTTGGAGAAGAAGCAGCAAAGGTCTTACAAGAACGAGGTCTAAATGTCGTGTACCGTCAACTAGATATTGTGGATCCTTCATCGATTGAAGCATTTTCTACGTGGATAGAGGAAGTTTATGGTGGTATAGATATATTG GTAAATAATGCAGGAGTAAACTTCAATTTTGGGTCAGACAATTCCGTGGAACATGCGGAAAAAGTCATTGCGACCAACTACTATGGGACCAAAAACATGATCAAAGCCATGGTCCCTCTCATGAGACACTCAACTTCAGGTGCTCGCATTCTTAATGTTAGTTCAAGACTCGGAAGACTGAATGGAAGACGGAAT AGAATCGGAAATGTTGAGTTAAGAAGAAAGCTGGAAGATGACGAATCACTCTCTGAGGAACTCATCGACCAGACAATGGATATGTTCTTGGAGCAAGTAAAAGATGGCAGTTGGAAAGAGGGTGGTTGGCCTCAAGTTTACACAGACTACTCTTTGTCAAAATTAGCTGTCAACACTTACACGAGGTTAATGGCTAGGATATACTCGGAGCGGGTGGAGGGTGAGAAGGTATATATGAACTGCTGCTGTCCCGGCTGGGTGAAAACACGTATGACTGATTGGGCAGGGCACACTAGCCCCGAAGAAGGGGCTGATACTGCAGTATGGCTTGCCCTGCTTCAAGACCAAACTGTGAGTGGCAGATTCTTTGCTGAGAGGCGTGAGATTAATTTCTAA